The genomic region ACCACGGCCACCAGCGGCTGCAAGTGCAGGAAGCTGGCATCGCTTTCGTCGGCTTCGGCGATCAGGTAGCGGCTGGTGCCGAGCTGGGCATTAGTGCCCGCGGCGTTCAGACGGCCACCGATGACGAACGTCGGGTCCAGACCACCGGCCGCGAACACCGAAGCGATCAGGCTGGTGGTGGTGGTTTTGCCGTGGGTCCCGGCGACGGCGATGCCGTGGCGATAGCGCATCAGCTCGGCCAGCATCTCAGCACGCGGCACCACCGGAATCCGGCGTTCCAGCGCGGTCGCGACTTCCGGGTTGGACGTGTTGACGGCGCTCGACACCACCAGCACGTCGGCGGCTGCGGCGTTCTCGGCACGATGGCCGATGAAAATATGCGCACCAAAAGATTCCAGGCGTTCGGTCACCGGCGACGCTTTCAGGTCGGAACCGGACACTTGATAGCCCAGGTTCAACAACACTTCAGCGATGCCGCACATGCCCACGCCGCCGATGCCGACGAAGTGGATTTTACGGATGCGGCGCATTTCCGGTTGCGGCATGGCTTTCTGATTCTCAACCATGAGCCACCTCCAGACAGGTATCGACCACGTTACGGGTTGCATCGGGTTTGGCGAGGCGGCGCGCCGCGCTGGCCATGTCGTTGAGTCGTTGCGGTTGCATCAGGACCTCTGTCAGGCGTGCAGCAAGATCCGCTGCGCCAGTCGTTCTTTGCGGCATCAGGAAGGCAGCGCCTTCACGGGCCAAATAATCGGCGTTGCGGGTCTGGTGATCGTCGATCGCGTGGGGCAAAGGCACCAGCATCGAGGGCAGACCGGCGGCCGCCAGTTCACTGATGGTCAGCGCTCCTGCGCGGCACACCACCAGGTCGGCCCAGCCATAGGCTTGGGCCATGTCTTTGATGAAAGGCTGCACTTGCGCCTCGACGCCAGCCGCGCGATAGCGCTCTGCAGTCACTTCATCGTGGTTTTTGCCGGCCTGGTGAAACACGTCCGGGCGCAGGTCGGGGGCGACTTGCGACAGGGCTTCAGGCAGCAACTTGTTCAACGGCTCTGCGCCCAGGCTTCCGCCCAGGATCAACAAACGCGCCTTGCGACCGGCCAGGGCAGGTCGCGGTGTTTCGAGGAACAGCTCGGTGCGCACCGGGTTACCGGTGGTCCGACGGCTGTCCGACAGGGTAAAGGTGTCGGGGAACGCTTCACAGACTCGGGCGGCCAACGGCACCAGCAACCGATTGGCGGTACCGGCCACGGCGTTCTGCTCGTGAACGATGACCGGCACGCCGGCCAGTCTGGCTGCAACGCCGCCAGGGCCAGTCACAAAACCACCAAAACCGACCACACAGACCGGCCGCAGCTGACGAATGATCGCCCGCGCCTGCCAGATCGACTTGAGCAACATGACCGGCGCCTTGAGCAGAGACAATTTGCCCTTGCCGCGCAAACCGCTGGCGTGGATCCGATGCAATTCAATACCGGCCGCCGGCACCAGATCGTTTTCAATCCCGCGGGGCGTGCCGAGCCAGTGCACGGTGTAGCCGCGGGCCTGGAACTCGCGAGCACAGGAAAGTGCCGGGAACACGTGGCCCCCGGTGCCGCCGGCCATGATCAGTACGTTAGCGCCCATGGTTCGGCTCCTCGGCAAAGTCGCTCTCATGGAATTCCATCTCTTCGCTGCCCAGGTGGGTTCGACTCTCCCACTCGATGCGCAGCAACAAGCCAAGACAGGCACAGCAGATCACCAACGAACTGCCGCCATAACTGAGGAATGGCAGGGTCAAACCTTTGGTCGGCAGCAGGCCGACGTTCACGCCGATGTTGATCAGGAATTGGCCGATCCACAGGAACGACAAACCGTAGGCAACGTAGGCGGCAAAAAACTGTTTGGCTTTCTCGGCCCACAGGCCGATGTACATGCCACGAATACAAACGAAGACGAACAGCGCCACCGTGCACAGGGAACCCACGGCACCCAGTTCTTCAGCCAGCACCGAAAACACGAAGTCGGTGTGGGCTTCCGGCAGGTAGAACTGTTTCTGCACGCTGTTGCCCAGGCCGACGCCCAGCCATTCGCCGCGACCAAAAGCGATCAATGCCTGGGAGAGCTGATAGCCGGCACCGAACTGGTCGGCCCACGGATCGGCGAAGTTGGTCAGACGCGCCATTCGATACGGCTGCATCTGAATCAACAACACCACCGCT from Pseudomonas sp. GGS8 harbors:
- the murG gene encoding undecaprenyldiphospho-muramoylpentapeptide beta-N-acetylglucosaminyltransferase — translated: MGANVLIMAGGTGGHVFPALSCAREFQARGYTVHWLGTPRGIENDLVPAAGIELHRIHASGLRGKGKLSLLKAPVMLLKSIWQARAIIRQLRPVCVVGFGGFVTGPGGVAARLAGVPVIVHEQNAVAGTANRLLVPLAARVCEAFPDTFTLSDSRRTTGNPVRTELFLETPRPALAGRKARLLILGGSLGAEPLNKLLPEALSQVAPDLRPDVFHQAGKNHDEVTAERYRAAGVEAQVQPFIKDMAQAYGWADLVVCRAGALTISELAAAGLPSMLVPLPHAIDDHQTRNADYLAREGAAFLMPQRTTGAADLAARLTEVLMQPQRLNDMASAARRLAKPDATRNVVDTCLEVAHG